A window of Nomascus leucogenys isolate Asia chromosome X, Asia_NLE_v1, whole genome shotgun sequence contains these coding sequences:
- the LOC115833280 gene encoding uncharacterized protein CXorf51A-like — MGKVTSEPQKPNEDVDKQSPSTSSTKGRKRGKTPCQRRSRSGVKGLKTTMKAKRPLRGSSSKKACETNTPARKPKKARRPKMKKEEADKDQRETSAL, encoded by the exons ATGGGAAAGGTGACCAGTGAACCCCAGAAGCCTAATGAAGATGTGGACAAACAGAGCCCATCAACCTCAAGTACcaaagggaggaagagggggaagacTCCCTGTCAACGAAGATCCAGAAGTGGCGTTAAG GGCCTAAAGACCACCATGAAGGCAAAAAGACCCCTTCGAGGGAGCTCGAGCAAAAAAGCCTGTGAAACTAACACCCCTGCAAGAAAACCTAAGAAAGCTAGAAGaccaaaaatgaagaaagaagaggcTGACAAAGACCAAAGAGAGACCTCAGCTCTGTGA